Genomic segment of Apium graveolens cultivar Ventura chromosome 7, ASM990537v1, whole genome shotgun sequence:
CATGACCATCTTCGTCTCTTGACTTTGGAAACAATTTTCTGTTTCACTCGCATAACTTTCAGTCAAAGCTTTATAGCAGGAAGAACTCTCTGCATCAAGTCAACATAAAGTCTTTTGTTAAAAAACAACTAACATGACATGAACAACTAATTGAGAAGGTGCGGGGAGGGAAGCCTTACTTAGAAGCCTTTTTCGTGTAATCCATCCCCTCACAACACTCTGAATTCCAATAGCAGCACTAGTCCTGTGAGAATAGAGAAACTCCCTCCGTGCCAACCAGCCACGTAAACAACTCTGACAATGAACCATGTACTATAGTCATATTACAGTTCGAAATTTCAATTAGGACGGGAAAAATTACTAATAATCTACTCTTTGACAATTTTAAACAACCGCTGAATGAGTCTGAATTTGGCATACAACCATAGTGCTGGTGTTATTACTATATGAAACTTTGTTCTCTTGTGAATTACAAACAAAAACAATACGGAAAATCTGATGCAAATGGAAGTAAAACAAAATATGGTTCACTAATTTATGTTTCTGCGAGACCGGGCCCATATTTCAGGTAGAAGCTCAAAAAACAGGGAACAGAAAAGAAACTAGCTAAAGTACATCCCATGCAAAATATAATTCTCTAAACGTTCTGTAGGTGAAGCTAACAGGATAAGGATAGATCCATCAAAGGGAACTGCAGGTGTACATGTGACTAgtgatactgatccaatagcatTCAAGGAAGGAGCAAAAACAGAGCAATGTACACGCCAAAATTAATTTATATCAAACAAAACTTTTCTTGTAAAATAGAAGTGTTGTTCAAAATTAGTAATTAAAGACGCCAAGGTTTAATAGGGTGAGAGGTTTCGAAATATTTTCTAACAGTTAAGAGGGATATAAAATAATATCATTAGCCTGTTGATAATATGAGATCATGAGGATATTATAATGGTTCAATGAAACTGAGAAACGTGCAAGGTTAACCAAAGGACAGCTAAACTGCTGAGGAACGAGTAAGATATGCAATGGATGATCATAGCTCACTTGGATAAGCACTACACACTGCCTCTTATCAATAGTTCTTCGCCTCACAATCCACCCACGGGAATGAGCCTGAATAACAACAGCTGAATTTAATCTCTCTTTTTGCATTGAAACATTCCTCCACCAAATTTGCAATTTACGAATAGAATATAGAACGATCCTCAGTTGAATACTCTGGAAACAACCACTTTGGCTCTCATAAATGTATTTAACGGCAGCTTCATGAATGGAAGAAGCTCCTGCATCAAGAATAATGCAAATAATTAGCTGTAGATGATACAGGCACAAAGTACGTGCAGTTGAAATAGATAGTAACGCACTGAAGGAGGAGCTACCTAAAAGACTTTTGCGAGCAATCCATCCCCTTGCAAAACGTTGGATTTCAGTAGCAGCAATATTTTGAGAAGCATAAAGCTCGTTTCTCTTTAAAAAGTCACGCCAATGACCCTGAACTCAACAAGTAAATTTGACAGTTAGTGCTGGTATTTAGAAAGTAATGGAATCCATCAAAAGATCATAACTGAGAGCAAAGACTTTTAAGTCATCAAGAGTTAATTGGCTGTCATAGACATGTATTTTAGGcaaataaaaaatttaaacaatataattaataatattagaAATGCTGCCACAGTTGTATCTTATGTTACATACAATGCTAGTATACTGAGTTAAGACACTGGCAAGGACGAGTTTTCATCCAAGGCATTTGCACAGGGGTAGAGGGGTAGAGGGGAAGGGGATTGTGTGAATATTCTGTGCCTAACCTGTAGTTTCTTGTGATGATGAAATTAGCTCAGTAAAGGGTGAAGATTCACTTATCTGTCTCTCAGTCTCATACCAATTCAGAAAAGTCACTAATTAGAAGTATGGTTTATGGTTTATTACACAAAGCTACTAATAAAAATAGCTCACTTGAATTAACACTATACACTGCCTCTTCCGAGTAGCTCCCTTCCGAACAATCCACCCTCGAACATGAGCCTGAATAGTAATTACTGACTTTATTCTTGCCATGGCTGACAACTTGTGCCTCCACCACAATTGCAATTTTAGTATAGAATGTAGGACAATCATCAGTTCACGGCTCTGGAAGCCACGCCTTTGAATTTTACTGTTCTTACTGAGGGAAGAAGATCCTGCATCACAAACAGCCAAAGTCAGTATGGGGAATGTGAAAGAACAATAAAAACAAAAATGTGTTGATTTTCTTATAAGGATGCACTCAACATGTATACCTAAAAGTCTCTTTCGAGCTTCCCATCCCCTCACACAACGTTGCATGTGTATAGCAGCAACTTTACGAGAATCGGAAAGCTCCTTCCTTGCCAACCAAGCACGCCAATGGCCCTAGATTTACCATATAAGCGTGTGAATATCCTTAAAGTTTCATTCTTATAAAAATTAAACAATATATATCGATACATAatgaattttataaataaaatgattttgatcACAAATCAGCGTCATGGGTCTGTAACTCaggttttcttttcttttatacTTAATTTGCTAGTATAGTGACATGGGCCATACCACAGGCCACAAGACTTTGACAGTTTATTATACAATTTACAAAACATTCTTACGAGTAAATAAGTTTCTAAACAACTAATGCTGATTCAAAACAATAATAAGAATGGGAGTAAATGAAAGGATGGAATAGCAGAAATTCATTTCCTTCATTTTCAGTGAAGTACCATCCTTGAAGTTCAATATGAAGACAAAATTTTATGCATACCGTATGGAATCGAAGAGTGCTTACTTGGATCAAAAGTATCCTATACCTATGTCTACAAGCTTGTCTCCGAGCAATCCATCCACGTAGGATAGACTGTATGATGATTGCTGACTTGGTAGAGGTTTTGTAGCACTGAAAATCCCTACAACACTTCATACGTCTAAGCATGCTTTGAATAGTAATTACCGCATGCTTCTGATTCAGAAAGACCTTCCTCAGCAAGAATCTACGGTAATAGCTCTGAATAATAATGGCAGCTGAATGCTGACAACGAAGTGTGTTACGTAAAACAAAACATCTCCAAGCAAGTTGAATGTTTGTTGCAGCTTTCTCTTGAAGACTAGTCCCTTCAGGTTCAATGCAAGAAATAGAAGAACTTTCACTGGGAGTCTTGGTAATAGGTCGTGCAATTGAAAAGCATTCCACTGTAGGACTAGATGGACGCAAGTCACACTTTCCGTTACTTTCAGCCATCTCTCTCCACCAAGCCATGATGGCCTTAAAATCATGAGTCGTATCTACACAAATAGGACAAAGTAAAGGAAGAAGTCAGATATATCCATCACGAATTTATAGATTTTGAATAAACATACTGCAATAAAAGCAGTGAAGTAATTTCTTTGATTAGAACTCTGCACTcaggaaaaatatttttctttaaGAAAATTTCTGTCTTATGACAAAGAATTGAAACTCAGACAAACAGAATATTTACTGACAGTTAGTAACAATGCATCaagtaaataaaaataaatattcagTAGTATAAACTTTCAACACACGCTATAGTAAATTTGGATCAGGAATAATTACCATGGCATTCACTGTTTTCTATTGCTTCAGATTGCTCGAATCTTCCTTTGTTTTGATGCTTCTTACCTGAACTTGGACAGTTATACCCCAGGAGTTTATGAAAATTCAGCTGGTCCTGTAAGACAATATTAGACTCGGATTTAATTCAACTCATATTTGTTAAAAAGAATAGTTAAATTTTACATAAAATATTTCGAGCATTACCGTATTTCTTTTAACAACCAGCTGGTATGATAAAAACACCAACATGATGATTACACTACGGTCATTACACACACCATTGTGTTCAAGTAGGTCACTGACTTGAAGAACCTATAAAAAGAGCTGTTAGTAACATATTTTAATTTTCCTCCAACAAAAAGACTACTGTAAGTCAAGTACTTACAAAAATATAACCTTGAAAAGATAATATGTCATACATTTACATAACAAAAAAAAAATGCAAGTCTCAGGTCAAGCTTACATGAAAGCTGTGATAACCTATCAAAATCAAGTTTTGTCATTCTGTTCTTGCCTCTTAGGATAAGCCCTGGTGTGTACAGTTTTAGTAAGGAAAAAAGTAAAATTATATAAACTTCAGAGAAGAAAGAGTGGTTAAAGTTATGAATACTGCGAAAGGAAATATTATGAACAAACTAATCAAAAAAAGATGATGGTCGAAGAAATATTAGGCAGAGAAAGGTATAATATATTGTTTTTGTAATCATATAAAACGAAGAGTACAAGAACCAAGATCCCTGTTGTTTATTAAGGTTGATGTTCCTTTCTCTTTATTAGAGATATTTTAATCTGAGAAAATGGATGCTGTTCTTTTATTCTTATAGTTCTTTTCAATTAGTAGATGTCATACCTGGTAtataatattttcaaaatttttaggTATTGCACTTGTCAATATTACTCTGAGCGTAACTACAAAAGTTAGAAATCTTACCTCTGGAAACTTCCCCAATAATGTTGTCAATTTCTGCGACATTAGAAAATTGTGCACTGCATCTGTATAGTTGGCTGCAGACATAATTGATGCTTCTCCACTTGCTTTGGTTTGTTCCTCATACATACCATAACTAATCGTGGAAGAGCTGGGCAAATGATTATCACTGCGAAAGTAATAATCCAGCAAGCACCACATGGCTCTTCCATCAACCATTGAAGCAAATTTATCAACCTTGCAGTCGTAACTTTCACATATTGCCTACAGCATATTAAAAACAATACAATGTTAGAAAAGAAGGTATCTAAAAGTAATCAGAGTGCTTTTGATTGAATTTAGATTCCCAGTATGAAGTCATAGACAGTGATTTAACCTGAATCCAATGCAGAAGCATGTCCATTGGAGTGCATGTGTTTGATTGCTCCTATCAAAACCACAGAATGAGTAGAGATCACATATGACCAAACAGAATATACGTAATCAAACAACAAGTACAAAAGGAGAAATTTGTAATACATTCAAAAGAAATATAATCAAAGGAATAGGCTGTCAAAGGGCAAAaactactctctctctctctctctctctctctctctctctctctctctctctctctcaatcaATCAATAATTAACTTATTTATTTCTCAGAAAGGCATTACTAAACTTCAAAAAGTAAAGAACAGGATTTTAAGTTGGAACACACCACACCAATTCTGCGTATTTTATGAATTTCCTCTGATAGAAGAAATTGGTTGACTAGAAGTGGAACCTGCAAGTTCAAATAAGATAATTACTTAATAAGTGAGGGATAATCATTAGCAAAATTTTTGAAGCTGATCTGATATTTCTGCAACTAGCATCCTTGTGCCACAGCAAACAAAAGCTGATAGTGGTAGTAGAGACTCACCTGCAAATGAACAAATATATTCCAGAGCAAAGAAAGTGTGAGCTCCTTATCTCCGTTAACAACGTCTTCACCAACTATCACAGTACCGTCTTCATCATACAATGCAACACCGGCCTGCTTTAAATGTTGAAACGCAATGCCACAATTCATTACATTCTTCTTTCGAGTGTCTGATGGAAACACCAATTTCTGCCATAAACAAAGAGCATAAAAAAGTAATATTCAGGTCATACAAATAGCATAAAATCAATAATGAATTACTGCTAAATTTGGAAAAACCAACAGTGAGAATAGAAGAGTTGTGTTGCAACAGCTGAACAACTCTGCACAAGCGAACTCCATCTTGAAGATCTTCAAATAGATTAGTGACCTTGAAGTCATACTCACTGAGAGGATTCTGAGACACAAAGCACAATTTAAAACCTTAAgcatcacacacacacacatatatatatatattgcccTTGTACCATCGGATTAATTAAGGATCCATAAAAATATAAGCCTAGCACTAAAAAAGATTGTTTCTATATTATAAACAAAATGAAAAACCCTCCCCGCCAAACTACTTGAAGTTCAATATGCAAATACACTTGTACACATTTCAGACAGCGTACCTGCACATAAAATACTTTGAACCCCACAATTACTAAATGTGCAAGAAGATTGCCTTCTCCATGCATCACGTCCGAGGTTAAAAAGTCTGTTTCAGCCAAAGAGGAAAGATAGTTAAATCGACTACATACATACACAGAAACAAAAAAAGTGGAAGCACATGAACAGAGGGAATTCTTATGACCTTGGATCATTTGCTGACTTGATTTAACATTCGACTGCAAAGTGAATAGCAAAGGAGAACCACCATCTAACCCGTCGATGCCATGAGTTATAGGAAGACTGCTTTGACACTTAGCTCTGTCAAGTATTAGAACTAGTAACAAGAACCTCTTCAAGATAATACCCCCTAATTTCTCAAAGTAACCTGGCCTATATAATCCAGCGACTAATTTGTTATAAACATAGGCTTCAGCTAGACCAGCATGTGTGAAAAACTGCTTCTCAATAACCATCTTCAAGAACGATATTTCTTGCTCTGAAGTGACGTCTCCATTTGGTAACAAAGTATTTCCCCCAAAAACAATGTATAACCCTATGCGTAGCCAGAGAGGGTCATAACACATCAATACTCTCATAGCTTTCTGCTTCATACCAACATCTGTTACTAAAGAGCAATTTGGCTTCATTTTGATTCTTCCACTGTCAATATTCTGCAAACAAAGATATAGCAGGATTAATAATGAAGTTCTGAATATAAAAAAGTTAGTACATTGTGCAGCAACCACAATAAAAAGATTAAGCAACATCCTGTTGTTGGAAACTAAGGATACTTCAATTAATTTAAAAGTTGTATAGTACAGCCATATGCCTCAACGATAATCTACACATGGAATATTTAGTGACAACAGGTCAAAGAAAAATCAGATTAATAAGGTACCAATAGTCGCATTAACATAAGAAGATTAAGCAACATCTAGTTGTTAGGATACTTCAAGTAATTTCAAAAAAGAAGATTATAGTGTCGCCATATTAAATGACAAGTAAAAGTAAATTCCGAGCTACAATTTATCAGTAATCACATTTAATAAATTCCCTAAAATGTATCAGCTCAAAAAACATTATGTATATTAATAATGTAGGTCCTTAATTAACAATCAAAAATCGAAACAAGTTCTTAATTAACAATCAAAAATTGAAACAAACCTTTGTGACACGAGTCATCACATCGAAAATCACCTTACAACTCCCTAAGCTCAAATAAACCCCCATCCGCTCTTTCAAATCATCGAAACTACAAACCTCCTTCAACGACTCCCTCAACTCCAAAAACATCGAATTACTAAACAATGTAGTCTCCTTCCCATCCTTATTACACCACAACTCATCTCTCTGTCTTTTCGAACCTCTCCACATCCTATCAAACACAACCTCCCCACTCTCCACACTATCTCTCTTCCCATTCCTTGAAACCGCAACCTCGAACCCCTCATCTTGACCAGTCAGCTTCCTAATATCACAACCACAAGCCCTAGGATTCTCAAACAAGAAATTAAGCCAAGCGGAGAGCGAGGAAGCAAGCGATTTAAGTGAATTCTCCTTCGCGATTTGCGCCTTTCGTGCTGACTTGGATTGTTCGATCTCGAAAGCTTTGAGTCTACGAGAATTAGCTAATTTGGAATGAGAAGGGGGAGCGAGAGAAGCGCGAGGGCGACGGAGAGTTGTGGAGGCTTTCGGGGTTTGTTTCGAGGCGGTGAAGAAAGTGGATTTGGGGGTTTGGGGTTTGGAGAAAGTGGATTTGGGGGTTTTGAAATTGGAAATGTCTTTGAAGATTGAAGGTGTGCGAGTT
This window contains:
- the LOC141672022 gene encoding uncharacterized protein LOC141672022; translation: MEAQEKKTHTHTHFSSPQPTRTPSIFKDISNFKTPKSTFSKPQTPKSTFFTASKQTPKASTTLRRPRASLAPPSHSKLANSRRLKAFEIEQSKSARKAQIAKENSLKSLASSLSAWLNFLFENPRACGCDIRKLTGQDEGFEVAVSRNGKRDSVESGEVVFDRMWRGSKRQRDELWCNKDGKETTLFSNSMFLELRESLKEVCSFDDLKERMGVYLSLGSCKVIFDVMTRVTKNIDSGRIKMKPNCSLVTDVGMKQKAMRVLMCYDPLWLRIGLYIVFGGNTLLPNGDVTSEQEISFLKMVIEKQFFTHAGLAEAYVYNKLVAGLYRPGYFEKLGGIILKRFLLLVLILDRAKCQSSLPITHGIDGLDGGSPLLFTLQSNVKSSQQMIQDFLTSDVMHGEGNLLAHLVIVGFKVFYVQNPLSEYDFKVTNLFEDLQDGVRLCRVVQLLQHNSSILTKLVFPSDTRKKNVMNCGIAFQHLKQAGVALYDEDGTVIVGEDVVNGDKELTLSLLWNIFVHLQVPLLVNQFLLSEEIHKIRRIGVEQSNTCTPMDMLLHWIQAICESYDCKVDKFASMVDGRAMWCLLDYYFRSDNHLPSSSTISYGMYEEQTKASGEASIMSAANYTDAVHNFLMSQKLTTLLGKFPEVLQVSDLLEHNGVCNDRSVIIMLVFLSYQLVVKRNTDQLNFHKLLGYNCPSSGKKHQNKGRFEQSEAIENSECHDTTHDFKAIMAWWREMAESNGKCDLRPSSPTVECFSIARPITKTPSESSSISCIEPEGTSLQEKAATNIQLAWRCFVLRNTLRCQHSAAIIIQSYYRRFLLRKVFLNQKHAVITIQSMLRRMKCCRDFQCYKTSTKSAIIIQSILRGWIARRQACRHRYRILLIQGHWRAWLARKELSDSRKVAAIHMQRCVRGWEARKRLLGSSSLSKNSKIQRRGFQSRELMIVLHSILKLQLWWRHKLSAMARIKSVITIQAHVRGWIVRKGATRKRQCIVLIQGHWRDFLKRNELYASQNIAATEIQRFARGWIARKSLLGASSIHEAAVKYIYESQSGCFQSIQLRIVLYSIRKLQIWWRNVSMQKERLNSAVVIQAHSRGWIVRRRTIDKRQCVVLIQSCLRGWLARREFLYSHRTSAAIGIQSVVRGWITRKRLLKSSSCYKALTESYASETENCFQSQETKMVMCSVLKIQKWWRGILFFNARKKSVLIIQAHVRGWLARRETTRKRHCTVVIQSHWKGYLARKDSKERVLDLRLRMQKSAANVDNSMRILNRLIAALSELLTMKSVSGILHTCETLDTTTRYSQKCCEELVAAGAIDTLLELISSVSRSIPDQEVLRHSLSTLRNLARYPHLTEVLVNSRGAVKTILWEFLRNKEEGYFIASEILGKICLNGRGIESLYQQPVLLKRLKNLVDDLQRRAGNEKRNLRSVAAREHTQRRLKVAKELLQLITGG